Proteins found in one Cellulomonas palmilytica genomic segment:
- a CDS encoding PQQ-binding-like beta-propeller repeat protein encodes MVLILGTAPSTSAGAEAPPAPDSYPAVTFQQNARHDGHSQDPAFRGPLSQAWSVQLIGEVAYPLIADGLVFAMSDDKYERGRSVTALSASDGHVVWGPQLVGGVTGGASSFSYDAGRIFVTNDRGGMMALDARTGALQWNVELPFQHVFDTPPAARDGVVYVVGTGSGGIMYAVDQDTGRIIWMTAVDVGGSSAPALDDEGIYVSSACKVTYKLAFDGSVTWVHSGKCTGGGGTTPVLHDGRVYVRDLDVTAWPSILDAATGSELEIATYQAWTTPAFDQTHMVTVAGGLLTVRDARSGEPLWQAPGTDHVTPPLVVNGYVLEGRRDGKVDMRDVRTGALVWRGKAPSTMRFVAEWAAPPRLGMAQGDGILAVPAGSTLTVFRPVSDPAVTITGAASGAIVNRDALYRFTSSEPHPQFVCSVDGVEKSCTSPWSPRGLPDGPHSLEVRLAYATAGAARVRFTYDGTAPVPRASFPTSVIRGPETEARWAATDRGTGVKSFQVRVARSRVGQPLSAWKVLSPTSKKTRTFSVARSNRVCISVRAADRAGNWSAWTKTTCVRRA; translated from the coding sequence ATGGTGCTCATCCTCGGGACCGCCCCCTCGACGAGCGCCGGGGCCGAGGCACCCCCCGCACCGGACTCGTACCCCGCCGTGACCTTCCAGCAGAACGCTCGGCACGACGGGCACTCGCAGGACCCTGCGTTCCGCGGACCGCTCTCCCAAGCCTGGTCCGTGCAGCTCATCGGCGAGGTGGCCTACCCCCTGATAGCGGACGGTCTCGTGTTCGCGATGTCTGACGACAAGTACGAGCGGGGGCGCAGCGTCACGGCCCTCTCGGCATCCGACGGGCACGTGGTGTGGGGCCCACAGCTCGTCGGCGGGGTCACCGGCGGAGCGAGTTCGTTCTCATACGACGCCGGACGCATCTTCGTGACGAACGACCGTGGCGGGATGATGGCGCTCGACGCGAGAACGGGCGCCCTGCAGTGGAACGTCGAGCTGCCCTTCCAGCACGTCTTCGACACACCGCCCGCGGCACGCGACGGCGTCGTGTACGTCGTCGGCACCGGCAGCGGCGGGATCATGTACGCGGTCGATCAGGACACCGGCCGCATCATCTGGATGACGGCGGTCGACGTCGGGGGCTCGAGCGCACCTGCGCTCGACGACGAGGGCATCTACGTGTCCTCCGCATGCAAGGTCACCTACAAGCTGGCGTTCGACGGCTCCGTCACCTGGGTGCACTCGGGCAAGTGCACCGGCGGCGGTGGCACGACCCCTGTCCTGCACGACGGTCGCGTGTACGTCCGGGACCTCGACGTCACCGCCTGGCCGAGCATCCTGGACGCAGCAACCGGTTCCGAGCTCGAGATCGCGACGTACCAGGCCTGGACCACGCCCGCGTTCGACCAGACCCACATGGTCACGGTCGCGGGCGGGCTGCTTACAGTGCGCGACGCAAGGTCTGGCGAGCCGCTGTGGCAGGCACCCGGTACCGACCACGTGACCCCACCGCTCGTTGTGAACGGCTACGTGCTCGAGGGGCGTCGTGACGGGAAGGTTGACATGCGCGATGTGCGCACGGGCGCGCTGGTCTGGCGGGGAAAGGCGCCCAGCACGATGCGGTTCGTCGCGGAGTGGGCCGCCCCCCCGCGCCTCGGCATGGCTCAGGGCGACGGCATCCTTGCTGTCCCGGCAGGCTCGACGCTCACGGTGTTCCGACCCGTGAGCGACCCTGCAGTGACGATCACTGGAGCCGCGAGCGGCGCGATCGTGAACCGTGACGCGCTGTACCGGTTCACGTCTAGCGAGCCCCACCCTCAGTTCGTCTGCAGCGTCGATGGGGTTGAGAAGTCGTGCACGTCGCCATGGTCGCCGCGCGGACTGCCCGACGGGCCGCACAGCCTTGAGGTCCGGCTCGCTTACGCGACGGCGGGGGCTGCCAGGGTGCGATTCACGTACGACGGAACCGCACCCGTCCCTCGCGCCTCGTTCCCCACCTCCGTCATCCGCGGCCCCGAGACCGAGGCGCGCTGGGCGGCGACGGACCGCGGTACCGGCGTCAAGTCGTTCCAGGTCCGCGTCGCCCGGTCGCGGGTGGGCCAGCCGCTGTCGGCATGGAAGGTGCTGTCTCCCACCAGCAAGAAGACCCGGACGTTCTCGGTGGCGCGGTCCAACAGGGTGTGTATCTCGGTGCGCGCAGCCGACCGTGCGGGAAACTGGTCGGCCTGGACGAAGACGACCTGCGTCAGGCGCGCCTGA
- a CDS encoding DUF1565 domain-containing protein, translating to MTILHVAVTGSDRADGSAETPFRTINRAAQAALPGDTVAVHEGVYREWVNPPRGGTADAPITYQAAVGPDGRFEPVTITGAEVVTDWRPHPGSEGRVWVAQVPNALFGDRNPYAERIGGDWFFDRVNTWHTGEVYLDGRSMYEALTLGGVEHPEVTPDSFDPQGSLLTWYCEVGDDVTTIWANFGGADPADHEIEINVRTFVFWPAETGVDHITVRGFTLTKAATQWAPPTALQEGLIGPHWSKGWVIEDNTITDSKNVGVSLGKEAGTGQNEWTAGAAGAKGGTQREREVIQRALVLGGPDAGEPLPWHRDHIGSHTVRRNTIRDCEQAGVVGHLGAAFSTIADNHISHIHVKRQWHGAEVAGIKLHAALDTVISGNTIHHTHRALWLDWQAQGTLVRRNVFYASTAEDFMVEVCHGPYLVDSNLFLSPWAVKDMSSGGAYVHNYVAGRIANCTEHQRYTPYHVPHATAVFGVSNILGGDDRFYNNVFVGDGGTGSDEDAHDEPALASFWSGAIDMDGVPGQATFTPTPVGTSQYDAYPTPQEYPNEPGSDLAGPRLPVWVEGNLYAEGAEPFRAEDTALVVGASPVRVEVVDAEAGTVRVDVSFAGELDVVDPVTTTRLGTSYQAEMPWTNPDGSDLDLSTDVFGIPRDKVVPGPFAVSASAPRTLHAPGPAGRPSTT from the coding sequence GTGACCATCCTGCACGTCGCCGTCACCGGCTCCGACCGCGCTGACGGCTCGGCCGAGACCCCGTTCCGGACCATCAACCGTGCCGCTCAGGCCGCCCTGCCGGGCGACACCGTCGCGGTGCACGAAGGTGTGTACCGCGAGTGGGTGAACCCGCCGCGCGGCGGCACGGCCGACGCACCGATCACCTACCAGGCCGCGGTGGGCCCGGACGGGCGCTTCGAGCCTGTGACGATCACCGGTGCCGAGGTGGTCACCGACTGGCGCCCCCACCCCGGTTCCGAGGGCCGCGTCTGGGTCGCCCAGGTGCCGAACGCCCTGTTCGGGGATCGCAACCCGTACGCGGAGCGCATCGGCGGGGACTGGTTCTTCGACCGGGTGAACACCTGGCACACGGGCGAGGTGTACCTCGACGGCAGGTCGATGTACGAGGCGCTGACGCTCGGCGGCGTCGAGCACCCCGAGGTCACCCCCGACTCGTTCGACCCCCAGGGCTCGCTGCTGACCTGGTACTGCGAGGTGGGCGACGACGTCACGACGATCTGGGCGAACTTCGGCGGCGCGGACCCGGCCGACCACGAGATCGAGATCAACGTCCGCACCTTCGTGTTCTGGCCCGCGGAGACGGGCGTCGACCACATCACGGTGCGCGGGTTCACCCTGACGAAGGCCGCCACGCAGTGGGCACCGCCCACCGCGCTGCAGGAGGGCCTCATCGGTCCGCACTGGTCGAAGGGCTGGGTGATCGAGGACAACACGATCACCGACTCGAAGAACGTCGGCGTCTCGCTCGGCAAGGAGGCCGGCACCGGGCAGAACGAGTGGACCGCGGGGGCCGCGGGCGCCAAGGGCGGCACACAGCGTGAGCGCGAGGTGATCCAGCGGGCCCTCGTCCTCGGCGGGCCGGACGCCGGCGAACCGCTCCCCTGGCACCGGGACCACATCGGCTCCCACACGGTGCGCCGCAACACGATCCGGGACTGCGAGCAGGCCGGCGTCGTCGGGCACCTGGGGGCGGCGTTCTCGACCATCGCCGACAACCACATCTCGCACATCCACGTGAAGCGGCAGTGGCACGGCGCCGAGGTCGCGGGGATCAAGCTGCACGCCGCCCTCGACACCGTGATCAGCGGGAACACGATCCACCACACGCACCGGGCGCTGTGGCTCGACTGGCAGGCCCAGGGCACCCTGGTGCGGCGCAACGTGTTCTACGCCTCGACCGCCGAGGACTTCATGGTCGAGGTCTGCCACGGCCCGTACCTCGTGGACTCGAACCTCTTCCTGTCGCCGTGGGCTGTCAAGGACATGTCCTCAGGCGGTGCGTACGTGCACAACTACGTCGCGGGTCGCATCGCGAACTGCACGGAGCACCAGCGGTACACGCCGTACCACGTCCCGCACGCCACGGCCGTGTTCGGCGTCTCGAACATCCTCGGCGGCGACGACCGGTTCTACAACAACGTCTTCGTCGGCGACGGCGGGACCGGGTCCGACGAGGACGCGCACGACGAGCCCGCGCTCGCCAGCTTCTGGTCCGGCGCGATCGACATGGACGGCGTGCCCGGTCAGGCGACGTTCACCCCGACCCCCGTCGGCACGTCGCAGTACGACGCCTACCCGACGCCGCAGGAGTACCCGAACGAGCCGGGCAGCGACCTGGCCGGTCCACGGCTCCCGGTGTGGGTCGAGGGGAACCTCTACGCGGAGGGCGCCGAGCCGTTCCGCGCGGAGGACACCGCACTCGTGGTCGGCGCGTCACCCGTGCGGGTCGAGGTGGTCGACGCCGAGGCCGGCACCGTCCGCGTCGACGTCAGCTTCGCGGGCGAGCTCGACGTCGTCGACCCGGTGACGACCACGCGCCTCGGGACGAGCTACCAGGCCGAGATGCCCTGGACCAACCCCGACGGGTCCGACCTGGACCTGAGCACCGACGTCTTCGGGATCCCCCGGGACAAGGTCGTGCCCGGCCCGTTCGCCGTCTCGGCAAGCGCGCCCCGGACTCTCCACGCACCTGGCCCGGCTGGTCGGCCCTCGACGACGTGA
- a CDS encoding DUF624 domain-containing protein: protein MSVCLVVTAGAGTVVAYEVCRRYVLGKDAGAWAVATKAWRQSWKQATVVGLLAVLIAALGVLTLSYLPTLGLAEVLVPLLVIGLFLLLLIFWCLPLVARFTNPTWRQLRNGFTLGLTTPSLTFLLGIAVFVAGVAVWNFMPAVFVAPGLILVWWCYLLERFFVDRGYVKREQEPAEA from the coding sequence GTGAGCGTCTGCCTCGTCGTGACGGCGGGAGCGGGCACGGTCGTCGCCTACGAGGTGTGCCGGCGGTACGTCCTGGGCAAGGACGCGGGTGCGTGGGCGGTCGCGACGAAGGCCTGGCGGCAGAGCTGGAAGCAGGCGACCGTCGTCGGCCTGCTGGCCGTCCTGATCGCTGCCCTCGGCGTCCTCACGCTCTCCTACCTGCCCACCCTGGGTCTGGCCGAGGTCCTGGTGCCCCTCCTCGTCATCGGGCTGTTCCTGCTGCTCCTGATCTTCTGGTGCCTGCCCCTGGTCGCCCGGTTCACCAACCCGACCTGGCGCCAGCTGCGCAACGGGTTCACCTTGGGGCTGACGACACCCAGCCTGACGTTCCTGCTCGGGATCGCCGTGTTCGTCGCGGGCGTCGCCGTCTGGAACTTCATGCCCGCGGTGTTCGTGGCACCAGGCCTGATCCTCGTGTGGTGGTGCTACCTGCTCGAGCGGTTCTTCGTGGACCGCGGGTACGTGAAGCGTGAGCAGGAGCCCGCGGAGGCCTGA
- a CDS encoding carbohydrate ABC transporter permease, producing the protein MSSTVASKPLEQRASRKNRSPRNKWTPERIIFTTLNTSFLVLLAALMLYPLLNTLAISLNDGMDAVRGGIGIWPRVFSLKNYEVVFNMDSIYQAFIMSVLKTVVVVATNLVFTSMLAYALSRKEFIFRRPITLIFVLTLYFDAGLIPNYLLIKDLGMLNSFQAYWVPVIISAFNLIILRTYMKSIPEEITESARIDGAGEFRTWWQIIMPLCKPVLAVVGLFVAVGSWNAWLDTLLYNSGDPALTTLQYELQKLLASSMNAGANSGNSAANAAAVGAGGQLTTPIALRSAITMVAAIPILLVYPFLQKHFVSGLMIGSVKG; encoded by the coding sequence ATGTCAAGCACCGTTGCCTCGAAGCCTCTGGAGCAGCGAGCCTCGCGGAAGAACAGGTCGCCGCGCAACAAGTGGACGCCCGAGCGGATCATCTTCACGACGCTCAACACGTCCTTCCTGGTGCTCCTCGCGGCACTCATGCTCTACCCGCTGCTGAACACGCTCGCCATCTCCCTCAACGACGGCATGGACGCCGTCCGCGGCGGGATCGGCATCTGGCCCCGGGTCTTCTCGCTGAAGAACTACGAGGTCGTGTTCAACATGGACTCGATCTACCAGGCGTTCATCATGAGCGTGCTGAAGACGGTCGTGGTCGTCGCGACGAACCTCGTGTTCACCTCGATGCTCGCCTACGCGCTCAGCCGCAAGGAGTTCATCTTCCGCCGCCCGATCACGCTGATCTTCGTGCTCACGCTGTACTTCGACGCCGGCCTGATCCCCAACTACCTGCTGATCAAGGACCTGGGGATGCTGAACAGCTTCCAGGCCTACTGGGTGCCGGTGATCATCAGCGCGTTCAACCTGATCATCCTGCGCACGTACATGAAGTCGATCCCCGAGGAGATCACCGAGTCGGCACGGATCGACGGCGCGGGCGAGTTCCGCACGTGGTGGCAGATCATCATGCCGCTGTGCAAGCCCGTGCTGGCCGTGGTGGGTCTGTTCGTGGCCGTCGGCAGCTGGAACGCGTGGCTGGACACCCTGCTCTACAACTCGGGTGACCCGGCGCTGACCACCCTGCAGTACGAGCTGCAGAAGCTGCTGGCGAGCTCGATGAACGCGGGCGCGAACTCCGGGAACAGCGCGGCCAACGCGGCCGCGGTGGGAGCCGGCGGTCAGCTCACCACCCCGATCGCGCTGCGCTCGGCGATCACCATGGTGGCGGCCATCCCGATCCTGCTCGTCTACCCGTTCCTGCAGAAGCACTTCGTGTCCGGTCTCATGATCGGCTCCGTGAAGGGCTGA
- a CDS encoding ABC transporter permease, with protein sequence MTDAPVNLVTATGLEPADEPASSSRAPRRKPRTRAAKPPKEPKRKITWDRIKAQRVLLLMAVPLLMYQILFKYVPVYGWAIAFQDYKPGRGSIWNQEWVGFENFVDLFTGVNGERFRRVVVNTLGQSILTLVVGTVGAIVLALLLNEVKNLPFKRIMQNITYMPHFLSWVIVASLASVALSLPSSGGFINQGLMNLGLVDEPILFLTEPNHFWGIVAGTSLWKELGWNTILYLAAITAIDPSLYEAAEVDGAGRWRKMWNITLPGIRPTIVVLLIINSGWILSTNFELPYFLGNGLISETAETIDVFVLRYGYQLGNYSLAVVAGIFKTVVAIILVGSANMAAKRLNQETLV encoded by the coding sequence ATGACGGACGCACCGGTCAACCTGGTGACCGCCACCGGGCTCGAACCGGCCGACGAGCCCGCGAGCAGCTCGCGTGCTCCACGCCGCAAGCCCCGGACGCGAGCGGCCAAGCCGCCCAAGGAGCCCAAGCGCAAGATCACGTGGGACAGGATCAAGGCGCAGCGGGTCCTCCTGCTGATGGCGGTGCCGCTGCTGATGTACCAGATCCTGTTCAAGTACGTCCCCGTCTACGGGTGGGCGATCGCCTTCCAGGACTACAAGCCGGGTCGCGGCAGCATCTGGAACCAGGAGTGGGTCGGCTTCGAGAACTTCGTCGACCTGTTCACCGGCGTCAACGGCGAACGGTTCCGCCGAGTCGTGGTCAACACGCTCGGGCAGTCGATCCTGACGCTCGTCGTCGGGACCGTGGGCGCGATCGTCCTGGCGCTGCTGCTGAACGAGGTCAAGAACCTCCCGTTCAAGCGCATCATGCAGAACATCACGTACATGCCCCACTTCCTCAGCTGGGTCATCGTGGCGAGCCTCGCGTCGGTGGCGCTCTCGTTGCCCTCGTCCGGCGGGTTCATCAACCAGGGACTCATGAACCTGGGGCTCGTCGACGAGCCCATCCTGTTCCTGACCGAGCCGAACCACTTCTGGGGGATCGTCGCCGGGACGAGCCTGTGGAAGGAGCTCGGCTGGAACACGATCCTCTACCTGGCCGCGATCACCGCGATCGACCCGAGCCTGTACGAGGCCGCCGAGGTCGACGGCGCGGGCCGCTGGCGCAAGATGTGGAACATCACGCTCCCGGGGATCCGTCCCACGATCGTCGTGCTGCTCATCATCAACAGCGGCTGGATCCTGTCCACCAACTTCGAGCTGCCGTACTTCCTCGGGAACGGCCTGATCTCGGAGACGGCCGAGACCATCGACGTCTTCGTGCTGCGCTACGGGTACCAGCTCGGGAACTATTCACTCGCCGTCGTCGCGGGCATCTTCAAGACAGTCGTCGCCATCATCCTGGTCGGCTCGGCGAACATGGCGGCCAAGCGCCTCAACCAAGAGACGCTGGTCTAG
- a CDS encoding extracellular solute-binding protein → MVAALSAGLVACTSDADPEEGPSTAAVIPEGDLADKSGVLTPSNPTTLTTWITTASQAPAADNKITKLLKDQLGVTLEYEIVTPDNVDQKIGVMLAGGQYPDLIGTTDLKMRLLEGGALLRLDDMLATGDYPNLATHVEDDIKKMSYSGEEVEHGLYIFPNYNRFYGEPTGGTYYGPAFWIQKRVLEDAGWPDLSNMTLERYFELIENYLEKNPQTEGAPTIGFEVLASTGREWGMTNPPALLAGSPNNGGVIVDDSDNAEIYADKDIAKDFYKVLNQKYADGLVDRESFTLTFDQYVAKLATGAVLGMHDQGWDFQTATDSLRSAGKDEYTYVPLMPVYDGAEPWYADRPVMNTNQGFGISTSSKQPEKALKFLDLMLSEPWQKVLSWGVEGEDYQVGEDGMFTRTDEQRANSRDLTWRASNRLEALLDVLPKHNGQFSDGNAYSPDDQPTEFFATLSEYDRKVMDAYGKKTWLEFMNPQPENPKYYPAWNITLSDDANQVNQQLTDANVQNLPKIIAGNPADFDSNWQAYVDTIKKIDVKVYEDAINAGIQERLANW, encoded by the coding sequence ATGGTGGCGGCACTGTCCGCCGGCCTTGTCGCCTGCACCTCCGACGCCGACCCCGAAGAGGGTCCCTCGACGGCTGCCGTCATCCCCGAGGGAGATCTCGCGGACAAGTCGGGCGTCCTGACCCCCAGCAACCCGACGACCCTCACGACCTGGATCACGACGGCCTCGCAGGCTCCGGCCGCCGACAACAAGATCACCAAGCTGCTCAAGGACCAGCTCGGCGTCACCCTCGAGTACGAGATCGTGACCCCGGACAACGTGGACCAGAAGATCGGCGTCATGCTCGCCGGCGGGCAGTACCCCGACCTCATCGGGACCACCGACCTGAAGATGCGTCTGCTCGAGGGCGGTGCCCTCCTGCGCCTCGACGACATGCTGGCGACCGGGGACTACCCCAACCTCGCCACGCACGTCGAGGACGACATCAAGAAGATGAGCTACTCGGGCGAAGAGGTCGAGCACGGCCTGTACATCTTCCCGAACTACAACCGCTTCTACGGCGAGCCGACCGGCGGCACCTACTACGGTCCCGCGTTCTGGATCCAGAAGCGCGTGCTCGAGGACGCCGGCTGGCCGGACCTCAGCAACATGACGCTCGAGCGCTACTTCGAGCTCATCGAGAACTACCTCGAGAAGAACCCCCAGACCGAGGGTGCCCCGACCATCGGCTTCGAGGTCCTCGCCTCGACCGGCCGTGAGTGGGGCATGACGAACCCGCCGGCGCTGCTGGCCGGCTCGCCGAACAACGGCGGCGTCATCGTCGACGACAGCGACAACGCCGAGATCTACGCCGACAAGGACATCGCGAAGGACTTCTACAAGGTCCTGAACCAGAAGTACGCCGACGGTCTCGTCGACCGCGAGTCCTTCACGCTGACGTTCGACCAGTACGTCGCGAAGCTCGCGACCGGCGCCGTCCTCGGCATGCACGACCAGGGCTGGGACTTCCAGACCGCGACGGACTCGCTGCGCAGCGCCGGCAAGGACGAGTACACCTACGTGCCGCTCATGCCCGTCTACGACGGTGCCGAGCCGTGGTACGCCGACCGTCCCGTCATGAACACCAACCAGGGCTTCGGCATCTCGACCTCCAGCAAGCAGCCGGAGAAGGCGCTCAAGTTCCTCGACCTCATGCTCAGCGAGCCGTGGCAGAAGGTGCTCTCGTGGGGCGTCGAGGGTGAGGACTACCAGGTCGGCGAGGACGGCATGTTCACCCGCACGGACGAGCAGCGCGCCAACTCCCGCGACCTGACGTGGCGTGCCTCCAACCGTCTCGAGGCGCTGCTCGACGTGCTGCCCAAGCACAACGGCCAGTTCTCCGACGGCAACGCGTACAGCCCCGACGACCAGCCGACCGAGTTCTTCGCGACGCTGAGCGAGTACGACCGCAAGGTCATGGACGCGTACGGCAAGAAGACCTGGCTCGAGTTCATGAACCCGCAGCCGGAGAACCCGAAGTACTACCCGGCGTGGAACATCACGCTCTCCGACGACGCCAACCAGGTCAACCAGCAGCTGACCGACGCGAACGTCCAGAACCTGCCGAAGATCATCGCCGGCAACCCGGCCGACTTCGACTCGAACTGGCAGGCGTACGTCGACACCATCAAGAAGATCGACGTCAAGGTGTACGAGGACGCGATCAACGCCGGCATCCAGGAGCGACTGGCCAACTGGTAA
- a CDS encoding LacI family DNA-binding transcriptional regulator has translation MADVARAAGVSVMTVSNVLNERIPVGESTRARVMEAVEALGYEVNLTARHLRAGRTDTVAFVVPSFHDYFGELADQVAPLVEAEGRHLVLERTSANAQQEMEALSVGRLQTYDGVLLSIAGLDLEQLSRVRTSKPIVLLGERDVPDHLDHVRLANESGGRLATAHMIERGSRRILALGCSSDGAHMMTTDRRVGWEDAHREAGLTADPAYVVPVSDYTSLGGRDAMLEVIASGLPFDGVFAVTDIVALGALSALADAGLRVPDDVQLAGFDNLDMSRFVPPGITSVDANHEGVAEAAVRLLHRQMSGWSGPAEHVVAPVRLVVRGSTRGGA, from the coding sequence ATGGCGGACGTGGCCCGCGCGGCCGGCGTCTCGGTCATGACCGTGTCGAACGTCCTCAACGAGCGCATCCCCGTCGGCGAGTCGACGCGCGCCCGGGTCATGGAGGCGGTCGAGGCCCTCGGGTACGAGGTCAACCTGACCGCGCGGCATCTTCGGGCCGGACGGACCGACACCGTCGCCTTCGTCGTCCCGAGCTTCCACGACTACTTCGGCGAGCTCGCCGACCAGGTCGCCCCGCTGGTCGAGGCGGAGGGACGTCACCTCGTGCTCGAGCGCACGAGTGCGAACGCGCAGCAGGAGATGGAGGCGCTGAGCGTCGGGCGGCTGCAGACCTACGACGGGGTCCTGCTGTCCATCGCCGGCCTCGACCTGGAGCAGCTGAGCCGGGTGCGCACGTCCAAGCCCATCGTGCTGCTGGGCGAGCGCGACGTCCCCGACCACCTCGACCACGTGCGCCTCGCGAACGAGTCGGGTGGCCGCCTCGCCACAGCGCACATGATCGAGCGCGGATCGCGCCGCATCCTCGCCCTCGGGTGCTCGTCGGACGGCGCCCACATGATGACCACGGACCGCCGCGTCGGCTGGGAGGACGCGCACCGTGAGGCCGGTCTCACCGCAGATCCGGCCTACGTCGTGCCCGTCAGCGACTACACGTCGCTCGGCGGCCGCGACGCGATGCTCGAGGTCATCGCGTCAGGGCTGCCGTTCGACGGGGTCTTCGCCGTCACCGACATCGTCGCCCTCGGAGCGTTGTCCGCCCTCGCGGACGCCGGGCTGCGCGTACCCGACGACGTCCAGCTCGCCGGGTTCGACAACCTCGACATGTCGCGGTTCGTCCCTCCGGGTATCACGTCGGTCGACGCGAACCACGAGGGGGTGGCCGAGGCGGCCGTCCGGCTGCTGCACCGCCAGATGTCGGGCTGGTCCGGTCCGGCCGAGCACGTCGTCGCACCCGTCCGTCTCGTGGTGCGTGGATCCACCCGCGGCGGCGCCTAG
- a CDS encoding alpha-N-arabinofuranosidase has translation MSTPAPPPAPTAVETTTTTTAIIDLDLPGATISRHVYGHFAEHLGRCIYGGFWVGEDSPVPNVRGIRSDVVEALRALQIPNLRWPGGCFADDYHWRDGIGPRDQRPRMVNSHWGDVVEDNSFGTHEFMDLCELLGADPYVSGNVGSGTVAEMSDWVEYLTRADDSPMAALRRENGRDEPWRVPFWGLGNEAWGCGGQLRAEQFASLARQYATYSRNHGGNTLYRIAAGADSGDLHWTETLMRSFDDLAADPAAPAGPFQAVSLHYYTMSGSWGDKGDATGFSTDEWYTTMARAHRMEELLTRHSTVMDRYDPHRKVGLVVDEWGTWWNVEKGTNPGFLYQQNTLRDALVASTHFDAFHRHAERVVMANIAQTVNVLQAMILTDPDTGALVLTPTYHVFAMNAGHHDAAALAVHLRDVTTRTVDGTELPLVSASASVKDDTALVSLSNLDTDADRTVVLDLRGREVVGHEARVLTAPALDAHNTPEHLDAVAPTGHAGVRPHARGLEVDLPAHSYVTVGLDLR, from the coding sequence GTGAGCACCCCTGCGCCTCCGCCTGCCCCTACGGCGGTCGAGACGACGACCACCACGACAGCGATCATCGACCTCGACCTGCCCGGCGCGACGATCAGCCGGCACGTGTACGGGCATTTCGCCGAGCACCTGGGCCGGTGCATCTACGGCGGGTTCTGGGTCGGTGAGGACTCCCCGGTGCCGAACGTGCGGGGCATCCGTTCGGACGTGGTCGAGGCGCTGCGCGCGCTGCAGATCCCGAACCTGCGCTGGCCGGGCGGGTGCTTCGCCGACGACTACCACTGGCGCGACGGCATCGGCCCGCGCGACCAGCGCCCCCGGATGGTCAACTCCCACTGGGGCGACGTCGTCGAGGACAACTCCTTCGGCACGCACGAGTTCATGGACCTGTGCGAGCTGCTCGGCGCCGACCCCTACGTCAGCGGCAACGTCGGCTCCGGCACCGTCGCGGAGATGTCGGACTGGGTCGAGTACCTGACCCGGGCGGACGACTCGCCGATGGCCGCGCTGCGCCGCGAGAACGGCCGCGACGAGCCCTGGCGGGTGCCGTTCTGGGGTCTGGGGAACGAGGCGTGGGGCTGCGGCGGACAGCTGCGTGCGGAGCAGTTCGCGTCGCTGGCCCGCCAGTACGCCACGTACTCGCGCAACCACGGCGGCAACACCCTGTACCGGATCGCGGCCGGCGCCGACTCGGGTGACCTGCACTGGACCGAGACGCTCATGCGCTCGTTCGACGACCTCGCCGCCGACCCGGCCGCGCCCGCCGGTCCGTTCCAGGCCGTCTCGCTGCACTACTACACGATGTCGGGCTCGTGGGGCGACAAGGGCGACGCCACGGGCTTCAGCACCGACGAGTGGTACACGACGATGGCCAGGGCGCACCGCATGGAGGAGCTGCTCACGCGCCACTCGACGGTGATGGACCGGTACGACCCGCACCGCAAGGTGGGCCTCGTCGTCGACGAGTGGGGCACCTGGTGGAACGTCGAGAAGGGCACCAACCCCGGGTTCCTGTACCAGCAGAACACGCTGCGCGACGCGCTCGTCGCGTCCACCCACTTCGACGCGTTCCACCGGCACGCCGAGCGGGTCGTCATGGCGAACATCGCGCAGACGGTCAACGTGCTGCAGGCCATGATCCTGACCGACCCCGACACGGGCGCGCTCGTCCTCACCCCGACGTACCACGTGTTCGCGATGAACGCCGGGCACCACGACGCCGCCGCGCTCGCCGTGCACCTGCGGGACGTGACGACCCGGACGGTCGACGGGACCGAGCTGCCGCTGGTCTCGGCGTCCGCGTCGGTCAAGGACGACACCGCGCTGGTCTCGCTGTCGAACCTCGACACCGACGCCGACCGCACGGTCGTGCTCGACCTGCGCGGTCGCGAGGTCGTGGGCCACGAGGCTCGCGTGCTGACCGCGCCCGCACTCGACGCGCACAACACCCCCGAGCACCTCGACGCCGTCGCGCCGACGGGGCACGCGGGCGTGCGACCCCATGCGCGCGGGCTCGAGGTCGACCTCCCGGCCCACTCCTACGTCACCGTCGGTCTCGACCTGCGCTGA